Genomic segment of Sporichthyaceae bacterium:
GGGGCTGTCCTGGACCAGGTGATTGGTCGCGGTGAACACCTCGCCGTTGCTGGCCTTGAACGTCGAGACAGAGGTCAACACATGCTCGGCTGGTTTGCCGGACGACGGCCTGAACCCTGCGAGGCCCGCGAGCATCAGCAGGGCGGTCGAAGCAAGTGCGACCGATCGCCAATGGGACCGCGAATGCCGGTGGCTGCGCACCGACGACAGCCGTCCGGTGGATGTCGACCACGGTGTCATATTTCCGCACGGTATCAGGGGTTTCTCAGCTAGTCGAGGCCCTCAAACGGGGTGCAACCGTGGGTGGTGGCGACGATCCGGAAACGTGCTGCCCGTAAGGGTTTCCGGTCGCTACCGCAGGGGTCAGAGGACTTCGTTCGGCCCTGACTTTGGGAAAGTCGATACCTCCAAGTTCATCGCGGCCTCGGCGTATTCATCAGAAGGATGAAAAATTGATGATCGCGATCAATGGCGCTCGTTGGCGGTTGCGGCCGAGGCTCCGGCCGGGGCGCCCTTCGGTCCGGATCGACCGTGCCCGCCGACCGGGAGACCGTAGGAGATGGCCACCATTCCGTTGCCGTTGGCAGAGCCCTTGCCCATCAACAACGTGGCCGATCCCAGCCGCGCGACGGTAGGAGCCAGGGGCGACGTCGCGACGAACCCGCTGCCGCCGCCACCGCCACCACCGAGGGTCGCGCCCGCCGAGCCGCCGCTGCCGCCGGCATACCCGCCGCCGCCACCGCCGGCGCCCACCGCGCCGCCGGACCAGGTGCCGGAGTGCTTGATCGAGTTGGAGGTGCCGTAGCCGCCCTCGCCGCCGCCGCCGCCCCAGTTCGCGTCGTACCCGCTGTGGCCGTCCAGGCCGGTGACACGGTCCAGTCCGGCCCCGCCGGACTCCCCGCACGCGCCGATGCCGCCGTGCCCGAAGAAGTCGCCGCTACCGTTCTCGCCCCGGTCGCCGCCGCCGGCGCCACCTCGGGCCGACTCCACCACACCGGAGTTCATGGCACCGCCGGCGCCGCCGCCGCCGCCGGCCGCCAGGATGCGCGACTCCGGGTCGATTCCGTTCAGTCGCACGCTCGAAGCACCGCCGCCGCCACCACCGCCGGGGGCTCCGGCGCCGCCCTTGCCACCTCCGTTGAGCCCGGCGGCTCCGGGCTTCATGCCGTTCGCGTCCTGGCCGCGCCCGCCGACCAGAATCCGCAACACGTCACCGGGGACGACCGGGAAGTCGGCCGCGACCAAGCCCCCCATCCCACCCCGGGGGGCAGTCCGCTGGGTGTTTATCGCGCCGCCGTTGCCACCTGCCGCGCCACGGGCGTCGATGTGCACATCGGTCACCCCGGCCGGCACGCGAAGCACGTAATTGGTGACTGTGGGGTCGTCGTAGACGCAGGTGACCGACCCGAGGGCGGTGGCGGAACCGCAGTTGCCCCTGGCCTCCGCGGCTGCCGCCGGAAGCGCTGTCGCGGCCAGCACGAACGCGACGCTTGCGCCGGCGGCCGTCAGCTTGGCCGCAGCCGGTGCGGTGCGCACTCTCGCCGTGGGCTGCGGGTCGCAACCAGGATT
This window contains:
- a CDS encoding glycine-rich protein: MRTAPAAAKLTAAGASVAFVLAATALPAAAAEARGNCGSATALGSVTCVYDDPTVTNYVLRVPAGVTDVHIDARGAAGGNGGAINTQRTAPRGGMGGLVAADFPVVPGDVLRILVGGRGQDANGMKPGAAGLNGGGKGGAGAPGGGGGGGASSVRLNGIDPESRILAAGGGGGAGGAMNSGVVESARGGAGGGDRGENGSGDFFGHGGIGACGESGGAGLDRVTGLDGHSGYDANWGGGGGEGGYGTSNSIKHSGTWSGGAVGAGGGGGGYAGGSGGSAGATLGGGGGGGSGFVATSPLAPTVARLGSATLLMGKGSANGNGMVAISYGLPVGGHGRSGPKGAPAGASAATANERH